The following is a genomic window from Nisaea sediminum.
CCGCGCCGCGCCGATCAGCTGTGTCAGCCCGGCTCTGCTGAGCAGGCCCTTGCCGTAGTCGGACAGCACCAGGGCGGAGGATTGCTCCAGATCCGCGATTGCGCGCGAAATCAGGTCTTCCTCGACCCCGGCATCGATCGCATCCACATTCTCCAGGTCCGCGCGCAGCAGTTGCTGCGCGCCCGCGACATAGCGGACCTTGATCGTGGTCTCGCGCCCAGGAATGGTCAGCAGGTGACTCTCGACACCCGCTTCCTCCGCGACCAGCCCGGTCAGTTCGCGGCCCGCCGCGTCGCGTCCGATGACCGAGATGAAACAGGCCTCGGCACCGAGCGCCACGAGATTGCGGACCACGTTTCCGGCACCGCCGAGCATCGCTGTCTCGCGCTGGATCCGGAGCACCGGCACCGGCGCTTCCGGCGAGATCCGGTCGACAGTTCCGTAGACGAACCGGTCGAGCATCGCATCGCCGACACAAAGAAGTCGAACGCCGGCGAGCGAGTCGACCTTCGCCGCAAGATCGGAATCGTGCGTCATTACCCCTCCACGAGGCCAAGCTGGATCTCGATCGCGCCGCAGAGTGCTTGGCCGATCGTGATATGCATTTCCTGAATTCGCGCGGCGGCCCGGTGCGGCACCCTGATCAGCGGGTCCGCGAGTCCGACCATGTCCCCGCCGGTTTCGCCGGACAGACCGGCCGCGACGAGACCTTTCTCGCGAGCCATCTTCAGTCCGGCGATAACGTTGGGCGAGCGGCCCGAGGTCGAGATCCCGATTGCGACGTCGCCCGGCCGGCCGAGCGCCTCGATTTGCCGGGAGAACAGGCGCTCGAAACCGAGATCGTTGCCCGCCGCCGTCAGCGCGGAACCGTCCGTGGTCAGGGCGATCGCCGCGATCGCCGCGCGGTCGGTGATGTAGCGGACCGTCAATTCCGTCGCCAGGTGCTGCGCGTCGGAGGCGCTACCACCATTGCCGAAGAACAGGATCTTGCCGCCGTTCCGGATCGAGGCCACGCATTTCTCGGTCAGGTCGGCAAAAGGCGCCGCGAGCGTTTCCCGGACGGCGGCGGCGACTTTCAGGTGCTCATCCAGTTCGCTCTCGAAGTAGGCGCTGAGATTCATCTTAACTCGGGCTCCGGCCCCAATTGGTTGTGCTCTTTTCGGCCGGACATAACCGCGGCGCGCAAGCAGTTTGATCGGCGCCGATCGCGCTTCGGATCCGGCGCGCCGACGTTATCCCAAATGCGGCCGGGCGCATCAAGAAAACCGCGTTTTCGGAATATCGAAGAAAATTAGATCGAATTTTATTGATTTTTTCTCCGCGTCTTGTAGTGTATTTATAGTAGCTTGTGCTAAAAGCTATTTTCGTCACAGAAAGAGACGCTCTCATGTATGCACAACGCAGTGTAAAAGGCGGACTTCTTCGCCGTTTCTTAATAAAATCCTGCGATAATTTGCGCTTTGAGGACGTCAACGCACAACATGTGCGATTGAAGAGATAGTTTGGTATGGCCGAGCTTAACGGTACGAACGGGAATGATACCCTCGTCGGGACCAACGGCGCCGATACGATCGACGGCCGCGGCGGGGAGGATTCCATCGTCGGCGGCGGCGGAGACGACGTTCTTCTCGGCAGCGCCGGGGCTGAAAGCTCCATCAACGAACTTCCTTTCGACGACACGCTCGACGGCGGCACCGGCAACGATACGATGCGCGGCGGTGGCGGGAACGATACCTACGAATTCCGCATCGGCGACGGCCGCGACGAAATTCTCGACGAATATCACTTTTACCCGGAAAACCCCCTTGGCGGTCTGCAGCCGGTACAGCAAGGCAACGGCGGTTTCGACACGCTGAATTTCGGCCCGGGGATCACGCCGGACAATCTCTGGATCACGATCAGCGACGGTAATCTCTATGTCGCCGTCCTGCAGCCGGGGGTGAACCCCTTCGACTCGGAAGACATGGTGGTGATCCGGAACTGGTCGGACGCCAATCGCCGGATCGAGCAGTTCAAGTTCTCCGACGGATCCGTCTGGTCAACTCAGGATATCCTGGACAACGTCTCGGGCACCGATGGCGCCGACACGATCGAGTGGAGCGGGACCGAGAGCATCACGGTAACGTCCGGAGACGGTGCCGACTTGGTCAGCAGCGGCGCTGGCGCGGACTCGCTCGGTGGCGGCGACGGCGGCGACACGATGGCCGCGGGCGGCGGCGATGACGGTGTCTACGGCAACGAAGGCAATGACAGCCTTCTCGGTCAGGCGGGCAACGACACCGTCGAGGGCGGCGGCGGCAACGACACGGTCGACGGCGGCGAAGGCGACGACAGTCTCGAGGGCGGAGACGGCGACGACCTGATCCGCGGCTCCGGCGGCGAGCTGGGCAATATCAACGAGAATACCGGAAACGATACCCTGACCGGTGGCGCGGGGGCGGATACCCTGCGCGGCGGCGGCGGCAACGACCTCTATCAGTACGGTGTCGGTGACGGCCGTGACGAAATTCACGACGAGTATTTCCACACCCAGCTGACGCCCAGCGGCGAAATCGTGCTTTTCAGCCGCGACGAGTTCGCCGGCAACGACACCATCGCCTTCGAAGACGGCATCACGGCCGACGATCTCTGGATCAATCTGGTCGGCGACGACCTGATCGTCGGTATCCGCGACGGCGCTACGGACATTTTCGATCTCGACGACCAGATCACGATCACCGACTGGCGCGACTCCCTGAACCGGGTCGAGACGTTCCAGTTCGGCGACGGCACCCAGATGGATGTCCACGAGATGTTGCAGAACATCTCCGGCAGCGCCAGCGACGACGTCCTGAGCTGGAGCGGCCCCGAAAACACCGCGATGGACGGTGCGGGCGGCAACGATTCCATGGTTGGCGCCGGCGGAAACGATTCTCTCAGCGGCGGCGAAGGCGACGACACCATCCGGCTCGGCAACGGCGACAATCTTGGCCTCGGCGACGAGGGCAACGATGTCGTCGGCGGCGGAACCGGCCGGGATACGATCGATGGCGGCAGCGGCAACGACTATATCGACGGCGGGGACGGCGAGGATCTGCTGATCGGCGGGACCGGCGACGACACGATCCGCGGCAGCGGCGGCTCGCAGGGCACGATCAACGAGGCGGCGGCGTCCGACACGCTCTCCGGCGGCGCCGGTGATGACGAACTGCGCGGCGGCGGCGGCAACGACACCTATGTCTACCGGGCCGGCGAAGGTCACGATCAGATCCTCGACGAATATGTCTATACCGGGCGGTCCCCGCTCGGCACCGTCTATTCGCCGGTGGATATGGACGGCGGCACCGCCGATCGCCTCCAGCTGGTCGGCGACGGGATGGTCGACAACACGACCTTCTCTCTCAACGGGTCCACGCTCTATGTCGGCGTGGGAGAGAACGGCGCCGAGGACATCGCCGATTATGACGACCTGGTTCAGATCAATCGCTGGACCGAAGGCAACCGCCAGGTCGAGGATTTCGAATTCACAGACGACGGGGTGACCGTCAGCAGCGACCAGCTGCTTGACGTCTTCAACTCCATCACCGGCGGTGACGACTACATCGACGGCAGCTTCATCGGTCTCGGCATCGATGCCGGCGCCGGCAACGATACCGTGATCGGCAGCGACTATGCCGACAGGTTCGACGGCGGCAGCGGCGACGATCTCCTGAGCGGCGCCGGCGGCAACGACCTGCTCGACGGCGGCAGCGGCAGCGATACGCTCGCCGGCGGCACCGGCAGCGACACCTTTACAGGCACCCCGGCCTCGCTCGACGGCGATCTGATCGCCGATTACGAGGACCAGGATGTCGTGCGTCTGGAAAACACCCAGATCGCGGAAGGCAACGTCGCGCTGACCGCGCAGGACGGCCAGACCATTGTCGAGATCGACACCGGCAACGGCACGGGCGCCACCTTCACCCTGAACGGCGAGTTCGCCGGCGTTGAGGTTGTCCAGAACGGCGATCATTCCGAACTCCGCTTCACCACCGAGTCCCTCGACGACACGCTGATCGGCACCGATGACGACGACACGCTCAACGGCGGCGGCGGCAGCGACTATATCGACGGCGCCGGAGGCAACGATTTCCTGATCGGCGGCGACGGCAACGACACCGTCATCGGCTCCGAAGGCGACGACACGGTGATCGGCGGCGAAGGCAATGACATGCTGAGCGGTGCCGGCGGCAACGACAGCATCACCGGCGACGGCGGATCCGACACGATCCTCGCGGGCGACGGTGACGACAGCGTCGATGGCGGCTCGGAGAACGACACGCTCTCCGGCGGGGCCGGCGACGACACCATGACCGGCGGTGCGGGTGACGATCTCGTCGATGGCGGCGACGGCAACGACACACTGACCGGCGCGGACGGTGACGATACCGTGCTCGGCGGCGCGGGCGACGACACGCTCGGCGGCGGCGAAGGCAACGACTTGCTCGACGGCGGCACCGGAAACGACACGCTGACCGCCGGCGCGGGCGACGATACCGTGCTCGGCGGGGACGGCAACGATCTCGCCGAGGGCGGCGACGGGAACGATACGCTCTCCGGCGGGGCCGGCGACGACACCATGACCGGCGGCGCGGGCAATGACGTGCTCGACGGCGGCGAAGGCAACGACACGCTGACCGGCGCGGACGGCGACGATACCGTGCTCGGCGGCGCGGGCGACGACACGCTCGGCGGCGGCGAAGGCAATGACAGTCTCGACGGCGGCACCGGAAACGACACGCTCACCGCGGGCGCGGGCGACGACACCCTTCTCGGCGGAGACGGCGACGATCTCGCCGAGGGCGGCGCAGGCAACGACACGGTCGCGGGCGGCAGCGGCAACGATACCGTGCTCGGCGATGACGGCGACGATCTGGTCGATGGCGGCGACGGCGATGATGTCCTGAGCGGCGGCGCGGGCGACGATACGCTCCAGGGCGGCGACGGCCATGACAGCCTCGACGGCGGATCGGACGACGACCTGCTGATCGGCGGCGCCGGAAACGACACGCTGAACGGCAACGACGGCAACGACACGATCTTTGGCGACGGCGTCGAGGACACCGTGCTCGGCGACGACTGGAACGAATACCAGCCGGACGACAGCGTTTCGGGCGGTGCAGGCGATGACACCGTCGCGGGTGGCGACGACACCACGGCAGGCGGTGACGACACGACGGCAGGTGGCGACGACACGACCACGGGCGGCGATGACACGACGGCTGGCGGCGATGACACCACGGCTGGCGGCGATGACACGACCGCGGGCGGCGATGACACGACGGCTGGCGGTGACGACACGACCGCGGGTGGCGACGACACGACCGCGGGCGGCGATGACACGACCGCGGGCGGCGATGACACCACGGCGGGTGGTGACGACACGACGGCCGGTGGCGATGACACAACCGCGGGCGGCGATGACACGACGGCTGGCGGCGATGACACGACGGCGGGCGGTGATGACACGACCGCGGGCGGCGACGACACGACGGCCGGTGGCGATGACACCACGGCGGGTGGCGACGACACGACCGCGGGCGGCGATGACACGACGGCTGGCGGTGACGACACGACGGCGGGTGGCGACGACACGACCGCGGGCGGTGACGACACGACGGCCGGTGGCGATGACACCACGGCGGGTGGCGACGACACGACCGCGGGCGGCGATGACACGACGGCTGGCGGTGATGACACCACGGCGGGTGGCGACGACACGACCGCGGGCGGTGACGACACGACTGCGGGTGGCGACGACACGACCGCGGGTGGTGACGACACGACGGCCGGTGGCGATGACACCACGGCGGGTGGCGACGACACGACGGCGGGTGGCGATGACACCACGGTTGGTGGCGACGACACGACCGCGGGCGGCGATGACACCACGGCGGGCGGCGGCGACACGACCGCTGGCGGCGACGATACGACGGCAGGTGGTGACGGCGGCTTCGACGAGGGTGATTTCACGGTCACCGGCGGCGAAGGCGACGATACGGTTACCGGCGGCAGCGGCGACGACACGCTGAGCGGGGGCGACGACGATGACGTGATCGTTGGCGACGGCGATTCCGGCGACGGCGCGGTCGCGGCGAGCGGCGACGACGTTCTCGACGGCGGTGCCGGCAACGACATGATCTTCGGTGGCCTCGGCAACGATTCCATCGACGGCGGCACCGGCAACGACACGCTGGTCGGCGGCGACGGCGACGATTCCATGGCCGGCGGCGATGGTGACGACCTGGCGCTTGGCGATGCGGGCAACGACACAATGCTCGGCGGCGCGGGCAACGACACGCTGGTCGGTGGTGCCGGCGACGACAGAGTCGAAGGCGGCGCAGGCCAAGACCTGCTGTTCGGCAGCGCGGGCGACGATTACGTCGACGGCGGCGCCGATGACGACACCGTGCTCGGTGGCGCCGGCAACGATGAAGTGCGTGGCGGCGAAGGCGCCGACCTGCTCTATGGCGGCGACGGCGCAGACACCTTCGCAGGCACGGCCGACGAGCTGAACGGCGAGACCATCGCGGACTACAACCAGGATGCCGGCGACGTCATCCGGATCGACGGCGCGATTGTCGGCCCCGACGACTTCACCTTTGAAACCGTCGAGGGCCGGACCACGGTTTCCGTCGATACCGACGGTGACGGCAATGCCAATACGACCTTCACGGTGCTCGGCGACTACAACACCGTCACCACGACCGAGGTCAACGGCGACACGAAGCTGTTCTTCGGGAACAGCACCGTTTCGGGTGGCGACGGCAACGACACGGTTTCCGGCGGTGACGGCAACGACACCGTTTCCGGCGGCGACGGCAACGACACGGTTTCCGGCGGTGACGGCAACGACACGGTCTCCGGCGGCGACGGCAACGACACCGTTTCGGGCGGCGACGGCAACGACACCGTTTCGGGCGGCGACGGCAACGACACCGTCTCCGGCGGCGACGGCAACGACACCGTTTCGGGCGGCGACGGCAACGACACCGTTTCGGGTGGCGACGGCAACGACACGGTCGGCGGCGCGACTCCATATGACGACAGCCTGACCGGAACCGACGGCGACGACACCATCACGGGCCTTGCCGGCAACGACACGATCGATGGCGGCGACGGCAACGATCTTGTCGACGGCATGGAAGGCGACGACACCGTCACCGGCGGCGCGGGCGACGACACCGTGCTTGGCGGCGAGGGCAACGACACGCTCGGCGGCGGCCTCGGCAATGACAGCCTCGACGGCGGCACCGGCGACGACACACTGACCGCTGGCGAAGGCGACGATACGCTCGTCGGCGGCGCGGGCAACGACCGTCTCGAGGGCGGCAGTGGAAACGACAGTCTCTCCGGCGACGGCGACAGCACGGAAGCCACCGACCCGGTGGTCGAGACCGGCCGCATCGACGCCAGCAACTTCTCCTCCACCGACAGCGGCTTCCGCATCACCGCGACGCGCGCGCTGGGAGACGGCAGCCGCAGCGAGCCGAGCGTCGACAATGTGACCACGAGCTCCGACGGCCTCGGCGTCGACGGCAATACCGGCGGTCCTGGCGGTCAGCTCGGCTACGATCCGGGTCTCGGCTTCTCCGAGGAACTGATCGTCGAATTCGACAACATGGCGACCGGCGCGAGCGTCGAGATCACCCGCCTCTTCCAGAACGAGGGCAGCGGCGGCGAGCAGGGTCACTGGACGGCCTGGCGCGACGGTCAGCTGGTCGGCGAGTCCGACTTCCAGGCCGGCAGCGGCAGCTCGGTCACGCTGTCGATCGATGTCGACGGCGGCTTCGACAAGCTGGTCTTCACCGCGACCGATTACGCGAACGGTCCGAACGGCAGCAGCGACTCAAGCGACTATCTGGTCAAGAGCATCGAGTTCACCACCGAGAGCGAGGTCTCGCTCGGCGCCGACACGATCCTGGCGGAGGACGGCGACGATACCGTCGAGGCCGGATATGGTGACGACAGTGTAGACGGCGGATCCGGGAACGACCTGGTCGACGGCGGATCCGGTGACGACACGCTGCTCGGCGGCGATGGCGACGACACCATGACCGGCGGCGACGGCAACGACCTCGTCGACGGCGGCGCGGGCAACGACACGCTTACCGGTGCGGACGGCGACGATACCGTCATCGGCGGGTCCGGCGACGACACGCTCGGCGGCGGTCTCGGAGACGACAGCCTCGACGGCGGTGCGGACAACGACACTCTGACGGCCGGCGACGGTACCGACACCCTTGTCGGCGGCAGCGGCGACGACCTCCTCGAAGGCGGCGCGGGCGGCGACGAACTGACCGGCGGCGACGGGGCGGACAGCTTCGTCGGCGATCTCTCCGATCTGAACGGCGACAGCATCGCCGACTACGATGCGGCCGAAGGCGATCTCGTGATCGCGAATGCGGAATTCGGCGACGACGCGGTCACCCTCTCCCACGCGAACGGGCAGACCACGGTCACCGTCGACGCGGGCGGCGAGAGCGCGACCTTTACGGTCAACGGCGAATACAACTCCGTCACCACGACGACGGAGAACGGCGCCACCTCCATCAGCTTCTCGCCGGACGTCACCGCGACGCCGGGCGATGACAGCCTCGTCGGCACGGACGGCGACGACACCATCACCGGCCTGGCGGGCAACGACACCATCGACGGCGGTGACGGAAACGATCTCGTCGACGGCATGGACGGAAATGACACAGTCACCGGCGGCGCGGGCGACGACACCGTGCTCGGAGGCGACGGAGAAGACACGCTCGGCGGCGGCCTCGGCGATGACAGCCTCGACGGCGGCGCGGACAACGACACCCTGACGGCCGGCGCCGGCAACGACACGCTGGTCGGCGGCACGGGTGACGACATCCTGGAAGGCGGCGCGGATAACGACCGGCTTTCGGGCGGCGACGGCAGCGACAGCCTTTCGGGCGACGACGGAGATGACACGCTTTCCGGCGGCGCGGACAACGACGTCCTGGCCGGCGCTGACGGTGACGACTCGCTAGATGGCGGTACCGGCAACGACCTGCTGCAGGGCGGGGCCGGCAGCGACACGATCGAAGGCGGCGACGGCGACGATACCGTCGAGGGCGGCGAAGGAGGTGACCTGGTTCGGGGCGACGCTGGTGATGACGTTCTTCGTGGCGATGCCGGCGACGATCTCCTCGAAGGCGGCAGCGGTAACGACACGCTTGACGGCGGTGACGGCAACGATTTCCTTCTCGGCGGCGATGGTGACGACCTGGTCGACGGCGGCGAAGGCGAGGACAACCTGATCGGCGATGCCGGCGACGATACGCTTCAGGGCGGCGCGGCCGACGATAGGCTCGATGCGGGCGACGGCAACGACACGCTTGAGGGCGACGACGGCAGTGACACTCTTTCCGGCGGCGCGGGCAACGACGCGCTGGTTGGCGGCGCGGATAACGACATTCTCCAAGGCGGCACGGGCGGCGACGAACTGACTGGCGGCGACGGCGCGGACAGCTTCGTCGGCGACGTCTCGGATCTCGATGGCGACGTGATCACCGACTATGACGCCGACGAGGGCGATCTGGTTATCGCCAACGCCGAGTTCGGCGATGACGCGGTCAGCCTCGACTATGCGAACGGCCAGACCACTGTCACGATCGATGCGGGCGGCGAGCAGGCGACCTTTACGGTCAACGGCGAATATCACTCCGTTACAACCACAACGGAAAACGGCGCCACCGCCATCAGCTTCTCGCCGGACGTCACCGCGACCCCGGGCGACGACAGCCTGGTCGGCACCAGCGGCGACGACACGATCACCGGTCTAGCCGGCAATGACACCATCGACGGCGGCGACGGCAACGACTTCCTCGACGGCATGGACGGCGACGATACCGTCACCGGCGGCAATGGCGACGACACCGTGCTCGGCGGGGCCGGAAACGACACGCTCGGTGGCGGCCTCGGCGATGACAGCCTCGACGGCGGCAGCGGCGACGACATCCTGACGGCGGGCCAGGGCAACGACACACTCGACGGCGGCGACGGCAACGATCTGGTCGATGGCGGGCTCGGCGACGATACCGTCACCGGCGGCGCGGGCGACGACACCGTGCTCGGAGGTGAAGGCAACGACACGCTCGGCGGCGGAGACGGAAACGACATCCTGTCCGGCCATACCGGCGACGATGTCCTCACCGCAGGCGCGGGCGAGGACACACTGTCCGGCGGCGACGGCAACGATGTGCTCGAGGGCGGCGACGGCAATGACAGCCTCGACGGCCATACCGGCGACGACACGATGTCCGGCGACGCGGGCGACGACACGCTCTCCGCCGGCAACGGCGACGACGTGCTCGATGGCGGCAGCGGCAACGACAGCCTCGACGGCCATACCGGTAACGACTCGATGGACGGCGGCGAGGGCGACGACACGTTGGTCGCGGGCGACGGCAGCGACACGCTGGCCGGCGGTGCGGGTAATGACAACCTTGACGGCGGTACCGGAAACGACGCGCTTGCGGGCGGCGACGGCGACGACAGCCTGGTCGGCGGCAACGGCGCCGATATGCTGGATGGCGGCGCCGGCAGCGATACGCTCGAGGGCGGCGAAGGCACGGACACGCTGATCGGCGGCGCGGACGCGGACGAACTCTCCGGCGGCATCGGCGACGATGTGCTCTCGGGCGGCGACGACGACGACGTTCTCGAAGGCGGCCAGGGCAGCGACGTGCTGGCCGGCGGCGGCGGGGCGGACAGCTTCGTCGGCAGCCTGACGGACCTGAACGGCGACAGCATCACCGATTACGATCCGGAAGAGGGCGATCTGGTCATCGCCAACGCCGAATTCGACGAGAGCGCGGTCTCGCTCAGCTACGAGAACGGCGAAACCACGGTCCGGATCGATGCGGGCGGCGACGGCAGCACCGACGCCACTTTCACCCTGACCGGCGAGTTCCATTCGGTCACTGCGGTGACGGACGGCGGCAGCACCTCCCTCTCCTTCTCGCCGGACATCACCGCCTCCGAGGGCGATGACAGCCTGACCGGCACCGAGGGCGACGACACCATCACCGGACTCGGCGGCGACGACACGATCGACGGCGGCGACGGTAACGACCTGGTCGACGGCGGTGACGGAAACGACACCGTAACCGGCGGCGCAGGCGACGACACCGTGCTCGGCGGCGCGGGTGAGGACACGCTCGGCGGCGGCGACGGCAATGACAGTCTCGACGGCGGTACCGGCAACGACACGCTGACCGCGGGTGCGGGCGAGGACACGCTCGACGGCGGCAGTGGAAACGACGTGCTCGAAGGCGGCGACGGCAACGACGTCCTTTCCGGCAATGACGGCAACGACAAGCTTTCCGGCGACGCGGGCGACGACAGCCTCGAAGGCGGCGCAGGCAACGACACGCTGGTCGGCGGCACGGGCTCCGACACGCTCGCGGGCGGCGACGGGCGCGACAATCTGAACGGCGGCGAGGACGGCGACCTCTATCAGTGGAACGCCGACTCCGGCAGCGCCATCCGCCACTACCAGACCGGTGATCCGGAAAACCCGACCCTGCTCGGCGACGCGGAGAGCTTCCAGCCGACCGATCCGGGCCACGCCCAGTACGACAATTACTTCGATGATGGCGTCAATGGCGTCGACACGCTGACCGGTACGGACGGCAACGACAATATCGCCCTCGATTTCGGCGGCGAGCGCCTTGGCGGCATAGAGGTGATCGACGGCGGCGCCGGCGACGACGTGCTCGACCTCGCCAGCAACCGCTACGATTACCAGGACGCGACCCTGATCGGCGGCGACGGCAACGATGTGCTCTGGGGCAACCAGGGCGACGACTCCCTCGACGGCGGCGCCGACAATGACTGGCTCGCGGGCAATTCCGGCAACGACGCACTGGATGGCGGAGACGGCGACGACCGGCTCGACGGCAACAGCGGCGACGACAGCCTCGAGGGCGGCGCCGGTGCGGATACGCTGAACGGCGGCACCGGCACGGATACCCTCGTCGGCGGCGAAGGCCAGGATCTCTTCCGCGGCACCGCGGCCGAGCTCGACGGCGACACGCTCGAGGATTACCAGGGCGGCGAAACGGTCCGCGTGACCGATGCAAGCCTGGATGCGGACGACATCACCCTGACCGTCGCAAACGGCCGGACCACGGTCGAGATCGACGGCGGCGGCGCCGATGCCAGCTTCACCATCGACGGCGAATATCGCGGCGTCATCGCCACCGGAAACGGCGGCGGCACCGATCTCGTCTTCACCGAGGAAGTGCAGGGCCGGGTCATCATCGGCACGCCGCATTCCGACGACATCACCGGGACCGAAGGCGGCGATACCGTCTCCGCACTGCAGAGCAACGACACGGTGCATGGCGGCGAAGGCGACGACGTCGTCTACGGTAATCAGGGCAATGACAGCATCTTCGGCGAGGATGGCGACGACCTGCTGGACGGCGGCGAAGGCGGCGACGTGCTTGACGGCGGAAGCGGCAATGACACGCTCGTCGGCGATCAAGGGAACGACGCACTCAGTGGTGGCGACGGCGACGACAGCCTCGACGGTGGCAATGGCTGGGACCACATGGTCGGCGGCGACGGGAACGACACCCTTCGGGGAGGCCAGGACCATGACCAGCTGACCGGTGGCGCTGGCAACGATGTGCTCTACGGGGATCAGGGCTACGACAAGATCACTGGCGGCGAGGGCGACGATCTGATCGACGGTGGCGATCAGGATGACCGTCTTAGCGGCGATGCCGGCGAAGACACCATGATGGGCGGTGACGGAAGAGACACGATCGATGGCGGAGACGGAAACGACTCCCTCGATGGTGGCGAAGGCGACGACCATCTGTCCGCCGGCGATGGCGATGACACTGTCTATGGTGGCGGCGGCAGCGACTATCTCGTCGCGGGCAAGGGCGATGACAACGTCGATGGCGGCGACGGCAACGATTTGATCCGCGGCAATGACGGCAACGACGTGCTTTCCGGCGGCATCGGCGCGGACACGATCGACGGCGGCGATGGCGATGATGCGGTATTCGGCAATGACGGAAACGACACGCTCACCGGCGGCGACGGGAATGACATTGTCTATGGCGGCGACGGCCGCGACAGCCTCGGCGGCGGACGCGGCGACGACACG
Proteins encoded in this region:
- a CDS encoding SIS domain-containing protein gives rise to the protein MNLSAYFESELDEHLKVAAAVRETLAAPFADLTEKCVASIRNGGKILFFGNGGSASDAQHLATELTVRYITDRAAIAAIALTTDGSALTAAGNDLGFERLFSRQIEALGRPGDVAIGISTSGRSPNVIAGLKMAREKGLVAAGLSGETGGDMVGLADPLIRVPHRAAARIQEMHITIGQALCGAIEIQLGLVEG